AAGGAGAAAACAGGCAGGCTCACCTTTCAGGAAACTGCTTCTCTAAATGCTACCTTGAACAACTAAGAGCAGGGTGGGATTTCCTTCCCAGGAGGGAACCACCTGCCCACCCCTGGAGTTTGTCAGGGATGGGGTGTCAAGGGAGGCCCACAGCTGACACTCGAATAAAGCACAGTCACAGGCAGTGTGGTATTATACCCATTACACAGGGGAGGAAACAGGACCAGAGATGCTAAGTGACTTGTTGAGGTCACACAGTGAATTAGGGCCAGAAGTGGGACTGGGCAGAGCCTCTCTGCCAAAACCCAGGGGTCTGGGAGACACCCCAGTTCCTCCCTGAACAAGCCCTACCCGCATCATCACCTGTGTCCACATACTCCTAATACACCACTGCAGCTACCGCAGCTAGAGGAAGGAGGGGCAGTGACCCTGGCTCCTGGGGTGATTTCTCTTCTCAGGAGGTACCAGGatgtggggagtggggtggggggtggtgtctcctctccctctttctcccatcTTGGTCCTGGGCTCATGGGTGGAGCCCCTTGGGCAGACCTGCAGAGCCCCATCTCATGGTAAAGGGGCTGGCTCTCCCCGTCCCTCTTCAACACATTTGGCAaggctctgggccaggccctatgccaggtgctggggtTCAGAGAGCAAGGCCAGGCCCCCACCTCAAGGATCGAGGAGTGCACCTCCAAGGGCCAGACAGACATTCTTACCATCACAAGGACAGAGAATGTGGAGAGGCCCCGGATTGCGCCGCCGAGAGCCTGCTCAGGAAACGGAGGGGCGCCGGGGAAGGGGTGCTGGCATCCGGCCATGTATTCCAGAGAAGCTGTCTGGTGGGTTAGCAGAGGCGCTTGGCTGAAGGATTCGCCCCATCCCTGCTCCGCCCCCGCTCCGCCCCCACAACTCTCCCCCGCTCCGGGTCTGGGTCCCGatctccttccccacccaccgCATGCTGCTCTCCGCTCTGGCCACCAGGGGGCGGGTTGGCCCTGGCAGAAACCTTAGCAAAGGTGGCGTGCACCCGGAAGAAAAGGTACCCAGTGGGACCTCAGCCAGTCTTGGCTGACCGCCTACTACGTGCCAAGCACTTCCACGCTTCACCTCGTTTAAGGCTCTCGACGCCTCGAATCCTTTGGTATTGTTCTGCATGTACACAAGAGGGCATCGTGGCCGGGGGAATGAAGCGGCTTGTCAGGAGCGGGCAGGTGACCCAGCAGAGTCAAATTCGAGTCTCTGCCTCAAATCCTGAACACTGCACCATAATGAGACCGGACGGAGGGAAGACCCAGGAACTCACTGATGGGGACGGTGCCTCTTTCTTCCCAGACTCAGTCCCTGCACGTGGCAGGCATCAATATTTATTGTAATCATATTGGGTCCAAAGAAGGAAATCAGAGACTCACAAGCTTCGGGGGTCATCCATCCCCTACCCCCTTGATCTAAACACGAACTGAGACCCTGAGAGAGGAAGTGGATTGCCCGTAATTACACAGCTGTCAGATGTGGCACATGTCAGAGGGGGCCTGtgccctccacccccccacctctctctgaAAAGTCCCTAAACCTGAAGAAGTCCAGGCCGCCGAAGGATTCTGAGAatgtaagagtttttaaaaggtgCTCTTAttttagatgatatttaaattaaaatttaaaatttcccaaatttacaTAATCGGATTCTGAGGCAAAAAGAACATCCTCGCAATAACTGGACTTCTTTCTGAAACAAAACCATCGAAAttacgaaaagaaaaaaaaaaaaggaactgaaatGTTGGAACCAGTCAAAAAAGGAAGCAGACCCCTGACTTTCACATCCATTACCTCCTCCGACGCCCAAGCTCATGTGAGAAAGGCGAGGCAGGTAGAGCCTGCGGCGGCGGGTCACAGTCCCCTATTTCATTCCGGATACGTTTCGGAATGGTTCGGATTTTAGAAGGATAACCGGCGCACACACCTGCCACAGGTGACATAACTCTCCCAGCAAGGCTTGGGCAGCAGCCTGTAATCGGGTTTATTTGCACCTCTGCAGCAAAACTTGAAGAGTCACACTAAATGGGATAAATTAAGGCCGTCCACGGCCGCACATCGGTTCNNNNNNNNNNNNNNNNNNNNNNNNNNNNNNNNNNNNNNNNNNNNNNNNNNNNNNNNNNNNNNNNNNNNNNNNNNNNNNNNNNNNNNNNNNNNNNNNNNNNNNNNNNNNNNNNNNNNNNNNNNNNNNNNNNNNNNNNNNNNNNNNNNNNNNNNNNNNNNNNNNNNNNNNNNNNNNNNNNNNNNNNNNNNNNNNNNNNNNNNNNNNNNNNNNNNNNNNNNNNNNNNNNNNNNNNNNNNNNNNNNNNNNNNNNNNNNNNNNNNNNNNNNNNNNNNNNNNNNNNNNNNNNNNNNNNNNNNNNNNNNNNNNNNNNNNNNNNNNNNNNNNNNNNNNNNNNNNNNNNNNNNNNNNNNNNNNNNNNNNNNNNNNNNNNNNNNNNNNNNNNNNNNNNNNNNNNNNNNNNNNNNNNNNNNNNNNNNNNNNNNNNNNNNNNNNNNNNNNNNNNNNNNNNNNNNNNNNNNNNNNNNNNNNNNNNNNNNNNNNNNNNNNNNNNNNNNNNNNNNAGTGACACTGTAGTTTTTTCTAGATTAATGGCTCTGTTGAGACAAGGTGAGGTGGGGGAAGTTTTCCCATGCTAATGTAAAGGGCCATTCACTTGGTTTTAGACTCTCTTTCCCAGAATGAATTGCTCACCTGCCCCAAACCCCTCCTAAAGAAGTTCTGGAGTCATCACTGATTCAGTGGTAACCCCTAATAATAGAGTGGTGACTTAATAATGAGACGTGACTACTGAGAGTTTGGAGGAAatggcaacattttattttatgggtttttttaatttttttaacatctttttttttttttttttttttttttgtgtgtggtatgcgggcctctcactgttgtggcctctcNNNNNNNNNNNNNNNNNNNNNNNNNNNNNNNNNNNNNNNNNNNNNNNNNNNNNNNNNNNNNNNNNNNNNNNNNNNNNNNNNNNNNNNNNNNNNNNNNNNNNNNNNNNNNNNNNNNNNNNNNNNNNNNNNNNNNNNNNNNNNNNNNNNNNNNNNNNNNNNNNNNNNNNNNNNNNNNNNNNNNNNNNNNNNNNNNNNNNNNNNNNNNNNNNNNNNNNNNNNNNNNNNNNNNNNNNNNNNNNNNNNNNNNNNNNNNNNNNNNNNNNNNNNNNNNNNNNNNNNNNNNNNNNNNNNNNNNNNNNNNNNNNNNNNNNNNNNNNNNNNNNNNNNNNNNNNNNNNNNNNNNNNNNNNNNNNNNNNNNNNNNNNNNNNNNNNNNNNNNNNNNNNNNNNNNNNNNNNNNNNNNNNNNNNNNNNNNNNNNNNNNNNNNNNNNNNNNNNNNNNNNNNNNNNNNNNNNNNNNNNNNNNNNNNNNNNNNNNNNNNNNNNNNNNNNNNNNNNNNNNNNNNNNNNNNNNNNNNNNNNNNNNNNNNNNNNNNNNNNNNNNNNNNNNNNNNNNNNNNNNNNNNNNNNNNNNNNNNNNNNNNNNNNNNNNNNNNNNNNNNNNNNNNNNNNNNNNNNNNNNNNNNNNNNNNNNNNNNNNNNNNNNNNNNNNNNNNNNNNNNNNNNNNNNNNNNNNNNNNNNNNNNNNNNNNNNNNNNNNNNNNNNNNNNNNNNNNNNNNNNNNNNNNNNNNNNNNNNNNNNNNNNNNNNNNNNNNNNNNNNNNNNNNNNNNNNNNNNNNNNNNNNNNNNNNNNNNNNNNNNNNNNNNNNNNNNNNNNNNNNNNNNNNNNNNNNNNNNNNNNNNNNNNNNNNNNNNNNNNNNNNNNNNNNNNNNNNNNNNNNNNNNNNNNNNNNNNNNNNNNNNNNNNNNNNNNNNNNNNNNNNNNNNNNNNNNNNNNNNNNNNNNNNNNNNNNNNNNNNNccaaggctagatttgtgacccaagatatgatctatcctggagaatgttccatgagcacttgagaaaaatgtgtattctgttgttttgggatggaatgtcctataaatatcaattaagtccatcttgtttaatgtatcatttaaaacttttgtttccttatttattttcattttggatgatctgtccattggtgaaagtggggtgttaaagtcccctactatgattgttttacCTACAGGCCAATTTGAAGAACAAACTCAGCATCTAGAACAACAGTTGCAGAGTGATTATTCAGATCCCAGCATGGATGCCTTTTATCCTGAGGAGAGCCTACCTAGTGATTTTCTGGGGAGCCCAGATGAATCTCCAGAGCCCCCTGAGGAAGCTGATATTTCTCCATCCCAGCATGAGGCCCAAACTCGTCATCCAGAGCCCACTGAGGAGGCTGAATCTTTACCCCAGTAAGAGGCCCCTGCTCAGCATCCACAGACCCCTGAGGAGGTTGAATCTTTTTCACCCCAGGCAGAGGCCCAGGCTCAGCATCCAGAGCCCACTGAAGAGGTAGAACCACCTCCACTTCAGCAGGAGGCTCCATCTCAGCCTTCAGAGGGCCCTGAGGAACTAGAAACTTCAAGTCCTCAGGAGGCCCTAGCCCAGCCTTTTGAGGCACTTAAGGAGGTTGTAGTTCGACCAGTAGCACATCGGGGCTAAATGAAGCTCAGCAGTCAAACTTGTACGATGTCACGTTAAACCTCTGGATCTGGCACTTACCATAACTCCACAGGTCACTAAAGAGGTTGAACCTTCTCCAGTTCAGCAGGGAGCCCCCACTCAGCCAACATACTCCGAGGTGACATTTCCAAATCCAGAGCAAGTTCAGGCTCAGCATCCAACCTTGACTGAGGTCACAATTCAACCTTTGGACCTTGAACTGACCATAAGGCCAGAACCCACTAAGGCCGATGAACCTTCTCCAACCATGCAGGAGACCTTaacccagcctccagaaccacaTAAGGAGGTTTTTGTAGCTCAGCCTCCACTATATCAGAACCCGATAGTTCCAGCACCAGATCAGGATCATGCTGAGCATCCAACATCACCCAGTATCACAGTTAAACCTTTGGACCTGGAGCTTACCACAACTCCAGAACCTACTACAGAGTCTGAACATTCTACAGCCCGGCAACAGACTACAGCTCCCCCT
This region of Physeter macrocephalus isolate SW-GA chromosome 14, ASM283717v5, whole genome shotgun sequence genomic DNA includes:
- the LOC129392742 gene encoding leucine-rich repeat-containing protein 37A3-like — its product is SSAVKLVRCHVKPLDLALTITPQVTKEVEPSPVQQGAPTQPTYSEVTFPNPEQVQAQHPTLTEVTIQPLDLELTIRPEPTKADEPSPTMQETLTQPPEPHKEVFVAQPPLYQNPIVPAPDQDHAEHPTSPSITVKPLDLELTTTPEPTTESEHSTARQQTTAPPPQHPEMTLAQPNLTQVTVPPVDLGVKISQQARPI